TAAATATCAACTTCCGAAACTTCATCCGTTTCTAAAACTCTTCGCAAAACTGGAAAATCAAAAAGATGCCTTCCCGTTTCAGAAAAATAATTTACAGGAATATAAACATCGCATCCTATCGAAGAAAAATCGATTCTGATATGAAGATTTGTCGATGTTTTTCTGATATTTTTAGCAATGGCAATATCATATTTAGGGATTCCCAGATAACGGCTCCAGTTGGTAAATTCTCTCATATAGCAATTAATGAGAGCGGTATAATTAATATTTTCTGCGTATTCCTGATTAGTTAACTTCAATGTATTCATTTCCGTATTTTTTTATTGTGATTAAAATAGATTTGATGTCTTCAACTGTTGTTAAAGGATTTAGAATAGTAAATTTCAAGTAAAACTGCCCATTTACTTTTGTTCCTGCGACAAGCGCATTTCCGTTTTTATAGAGTTGTGATTTGATGTAGGTATTGATTCTGCTCAGATCAAAAGTTTTGAAAGGGTCCGCAGAATAACGGAAGACCAACGCTGAAATATCAGAACGGTTTAATAATTCAAAATGAGGGTCATTTTCAAGAAGAATGGCAGCTTCTTTTGCTGTGGAAATAATTCTTTCAATATAATTTCCAAGTCCTTTTTTACCGATAATTCTTAAAGTAAACCAAAGTTTCAACGCATCAAATCTTCTTGTCGTCTGAATTGATTTATTTACCTGATTCGGAATTTCATTTTCGTCGTGATCCTTTGGATTTAAATAATCTGCATAATGCGTGATTAAACTGAAATAATTTCTGTCTTTTACCAAAAATCCGCTGCTGCTTACAGGCTGGAAAAAAGATTTGTGGTAATCAACGGTCACAGAATCTGCATTTTCAATTCCATTGATTAAATGACGGTGTTGTTCAGTTAAAAGTAATCCGCAACCGTAAGCTGCATCTACGTGAAACCACATCCCATATTGTTTTGCAATAGCTGAAATATTCGTTAAAGGATCGATGTTTCCAAAATCTGTGGTTCCTGCTGTCGCTACCACTGCAATAGGAATATTGCCATTTTCAATTTCTTTCTGAATAGCATCTTCCAATAAAATACTGTTCATTTTAAAAGAGCGGTCGGTTTTGATTTTAACTACAGCTTGCTCTCCTAATCCTAAAATTGATGCACTTTTCTGAATACTGAAATGCGCCATTTCCGAAACAAAAATCCTGAAACGATGTGCATTTTCTGGCAATCCATCTTTTTTGATGTTATGATTAAAATTTTTGATTGAATAATAATCTCTCGCCAACAACATTCCCATCAGATTACTTTGAGAACCGCCACTCGTGAAAATCCCGTCTGAATTTTTTCCATAACCGATTTCATTGCACGTCCATTCGATGAGTTTTTGTTCCATCAAGGTTCCTCCTGCACTTTGATCCCAAGTGTCTAAAGATGAATTAATAGAGCTAATCAACATTTCAGCCGCAACTGCAGGAATAACAACCGGACAATTGAGATGCGCAACATATTTTGGATGATGGAAAGCAACGGCATGTTGTGTATAAAGTGTTTTTACTTCTTCAAAAACCTCTTCGTAATTTTGAGGAGCATCGTTAAGATTGATGTTTTCAAAATGTTTTCTCAGTTCTTTTGGAGAAACTCCACTGAAAGGTTGAGTGTTATCTTCTAAAAATGCAATCACTGTTTCCTGTGTTTTCTGCATTACATTTTGATACTCGTGAATATTGATATCACAAAATAAACTCTCCAGATTTGGGAAAAGACTTTCCTTTTCCGAAACCAATTGTTCGGTAATAAATGTATTCATAAAAATTTTTGGTTGGTGTTTTTTACTTTTTAATTAGTACTTCTAAGATTCTTTAATTGAACCATTAAGATTTATTAAGGAGTTAAGAATTATTAAAAATAGCTTCACGTAAGTAAATCAAAATGATTAATCTTAATTAAGCTGGCGCTCTTTATAAAATCTTAATGGTTTTTAAAAATTTAATTCTAGTATAAAACTTCTCGATACGTTTTTTTTCAAAATCTACTCGAAGTGACGGAATGTTTCAATTTTATTTTAAATAATTAAT
The sequence above is a segment of the Chryseobacterium turcicum genome. Coding sequences within it:
- a CDS encoding pyridoxal phosphate-dependent decarboxylase family protein; protein product: MNTFITEQLVSEKESLFPNLESLFCDINIHEYQNVMQKTQETVIAFLEDNTQPFSGVSPKELRKHFENINLNDAPQNYEEVFEEVKTLYTQHAVAFHHPKYVAHLNCPVVIPAVAAEMLISSINSSLDTWDQSAGGTLMEQKLIEWTCNEIGYGKNSDGIFTSGGSQSNLMGMLLARDYYSIKNFNHNIKKDGLPENAHRFRIFVSEMAHFSIQKSASILGLGEQAVVKIKTDRSFKMNSILLEDAIQKEIENGNIPIAVVATAGTTDFGNIDPLTNISAIAKQYGMWFHVDAAYGCGLLLTEQHRHLINGIENADSVTVDYHKSFFQPVSSSGFLVKDRNYFSLITHYADYLNPKDHDENEIPNQVNKSIQTTRRFDALKLWFTLRIIGKKGLGNYIERIISTAKEAAILLENDPHFELLNRSDISALVFRYSADPFKTFDLSRINTYIKSQLYKNGNALVAGTKVNGQFYLKFTILNPLTTVEDIKSILITIKKYGNEYIEVN